The Chryseolinea soli genome contains a region encoding:
- a CDS encoding lamin tail domain-containing protein — protein sequence MQICRFSNLQSFTAAIFLTLFAALPTQQMFAQLSDAFDDGDFNQQPAWSGTSAFFQVVNQQLRLIAPPANGLAYLSTPSNALEDGSWEIDLALDFNPSATNYARIYLTSDQSDLSGPLNGYFIQAGGATDDVSLYRQTGLVTTKVVDGQDGLLNQTAVALSLKVTRDANGLWQLFSALGSSPSSLEGTVNDQVVLSAAYFGVSCVFTATRSDKFLFDNFIVTGHAVTDKTPPVLSGVQVLSSRTLSLTFSENLDQVSAETSGNFSLESNGEEPVSVILQLDGRTVVLGFAKDFANGFPTKISVTGVSDLAGNHMAAVRREFTYLEAVAPVAKDIVLSEIFPDPSPKVGLPETEFVELFNRSQHPFSLKNWNLTDGSSVAVLPSKILLPGDYLVLASPNVILTQVQNVIYLANFPSLNNGADDLMLKDDQGLTIDSVHYSDAWYGDDDKKQGGWSLEIIDPDNRCSERQNWTASDDPTGGTPGRQNSVFASKPDLTGPKLLSAVPGSASELVLTFDEKLAKALPGVSDFKIEPSIEVASVSFADAALTQLNLTLPSALLPGLDYALTVNHVQDCAGNNMAETLLSLGLPETADSLDIALNEILFNPRPTGTDFLEIVNVSKKYFNLKNWSVANREDGMIKNAKVISTTDFLLKPGAYLVLTVSSNVLKGEYPLSQEENFLEVPALPSWSDGEGSVALLDDTGLLIDHFSYTKNLHSPFIKDDEGVSLERISFDVPAYVPTNWKSASSTIGFATPGYVNSSAVPSLLWDESTVQVTPPVFVPSLGQPNFTQIHYAFAQGGFVANVNVFDLQGHRIKTIANNEILGTEGFFRWEGDRDSGDKARIGPYMVWFEIFDGDGNVTTFRKEVVVAAKF from the coding sequence ATGCAAATATGCAGGTTTTCAAACTTGCAATCGTTTACAGCAGCAATTTTTCTAACGCTTTTCGCTGCCCTCCCCACCCAACAAATGTTCGCTCAGCTCTCGGATGCATTCGATGACGGCGATTTCAATCAACAGCCCGCATGGTCCGGAACGTCGGCATTCTTTCAGGTGGTGAACCAACAGCTCAGACTGATCGCTCCGCCTGCAAATGGTCTGGCGTATCTCTCCACACCGAGCAACGCCCTGGAGGACGGTTCCTGGGAGATCGATCTCGCACTGGACTTCAACCCCTCCGCCACGAACTACGCTCGCATCTATCTCACCTCCGACCAATCCGATCTCTCCGGACCACTGAATGGCTATTTCATTCAAGCGGGCGGCGCGACAGACGATGTGAGTTTATACCGGCAAACCGGCCTTGTCACAACAAAGGTCGTCGACGGACAAGACGGCTTGCTAAACCAGACCGCCGTCGCCTTGAGCTTGAAAGTGACACGCGACGCCAACGGTTTGTGGCAGCTCTTCTCCGCCCTCGGATCTTCCCCAAGCTCGCTGGAAGGAACCGTAAACGATCAAGTCGTTCTTTCCGCAGCGTACTTCGGTGTGTCCTGTGTTTTTACGGCCACGCGTTCCGACAAATTTCTCTTCGACAATTTCATCGTAACCGGTCATGCCGTCACCGATAAAACTCCGCCTGTGCTGAGCGGCGTCCAAGTGCTTTCCTCCAGAACGCTTTCGCTGACGTTCTCCGAAAATCTTGACCAGGTCTCTGCCGAGACTTCCGGAAACTTCAGTTTGGAGTCAAACGGGGAAGAGCCGGTTTCGGTTATTCTTCAGCTCGATGGCCGGACCGTCGTGCTGGGATTCGCCAAGGATTTTGCCAATGGATTTCCGACAAAAATCTCGGTCACCGGGGTGTCGGATTTGGCCGGGAACCATATGGCGGCCGTCCGGCGGGAATTTACCTACCTGGAGGCGGTGGCTCCGGTCGCCAAAGACATCGTGCTATCGGAAATCTTTCCGGATCCCTCGCCCAAAGTGGGACTTCCGGAGACCGAATTCGTGGAGCTTTTTAACCGCAGCCAGCACCCCTTTTCGTTAAAAAACTGGAACCTGACCGACGGCAGCTCAGTGGCCGTTCTGCCCTCCAAAATCTTGCTTCCCGGTGACTATCTCGTGCTCGCATCGCCGAATGTAATCCTTACCCAAGTTCAAAATGTTATTTATCTAGCCAATTTCCCATCACTAAACAACGGCGCCGACGACCTCATGCTAAAAGACGATCAGGGCCTGACCATCGATTCCGTCCACTATTCAGACGCCTGGTATGGTGACGACGACAAGAAACAGGGGGGTTGGTCGCTGGAAATTATCGACCCCGACAACCGGTGTAGCGAACGCCAAAACTGGACGGCCAGCGACGACCCCACCGGCGGAACACCCGGAAGACAAAATTCCGTTTTCGCCTCCAAACCCGACCTCACCGGACCCAAGCTGCTGTCTGCGGTGCCGGGCTCGGCGAGCGAATTGGTACTGACTTTTGACGAAAAACTGGCCAAGGCCTTGCCGGGGGTATCCGATTTCAAAATTGAACCCTCCATCGAGGTTGCCAGCGTGTCGTTCGCCGATGCCGCACTCACCCAGTTAAACCTGACGTTGCCCTCCGCGTTGCTGCCAGGCCTGGACTATGCCCTGACGGTTAATCATGTTCAAGACTGCGCAGGAAACAACATGGCGGAAACCCTTCTTTCCCTTGGCTTGCCCGAAACCGCCGATAGTCTCGACATCGCCTTGAACGAAATCCTGTTCAACCCCAGGCCTACCGGCACGGATTTCCTGGAGATCGTCAACGTTTCAAAAAAATATTTCAATCTCAAGAACTGGTCAGTGGCCAATCGGGAGGATGGGATGATCAAAAATGCCAAAGTCATTAGTACAACTGATTTTTTACTTAAACCAGGAGCGTATCTGGTGCTGACGGTTTCATCGAATGTCCTGAAGGGAGAGTATCCGCTTTCGCAAGAGGAGAATTTCCTGGAAGTGCCTGCGTTGCCTTCGTGGAGTGACGGCGAAGGATCGGTTGCGTTGCTCGACGACACGGGGCTGCTGATCGATCATTTCTCCTATACAAAAAACCTTCACTCCCCTTTCATAAAGGACGACGAAGGCGTGTCGCTGGAACGGATATCGTTCGATGTGCCGGCCTATGTTCCCACCAATTGGAAATCGGCCAGTTCTACTATCGGATTTGCCACACCGGGTTACGTCAATTCTTCGGCAGTGCCGTCCTTACTGTGGGACGAAAGCACCGTGCAAGTCACACCACCGGTGTTTGTTCCTTCGCTGGGACAACCCAACTTCACGCAGATTCACTATGCCTTCGCGCAAGGGGGCTTCGTAGCAAACGTGAACGTGTTCGACTTACAGGGACATCGCATCAAGACGATTGCCAACAATGAGATCCTGGGGACAGAAGGATTTTTCCGGTGGGAGGGTGATCGGGACAGTGGCGACAAGGCGCGGATTGGTCCGTATATGGTTTGGTTCGAGATCTTTGATGGAGATGGGAATGTGACAACTTTTCGGAAGGAAGTGGTGGTGGCAGCGAAATTTTGA
- a CDS encoding 3-hydroxyacyl-ACP dehydratase FabZ family protein encodes MKEIENLIPHRNPFLYVDEVLSFSKEEIIGIKTFSSADSFLNGSFPEFGFVPGVVLVESLAQCGGAGVKKLGFTDGLFALAAIEFANFFQGLPYEKQFRMVIQNLRLNPKLIKQTGTGYHADEKIVEASWTCVRIQ; translated from the coding sequence ATGAAAGAGATCGAAAACCTCATTCCACACCGGAATCCCTTTTTGTATGTCGACGAAGTACTTTCGTTTTCGAAGGAGGAGATCATCGGCATAAAAACCTTCAGTAGCGCCGACTCCTTCCTGAACGGCAGCTTCCCAGAATTTGGCTTTGTCCCCGGTGTAGTGCTGGTCGAATCGCTGGCCCAATGCGGTGGCGCGGGCGTAAAAAAACTTGGCTTTACCGACGGACTCTTTGCCCTCGCCGCCATAGAGTTCGCCAACTTTTTCCAAGGACTTCCCTATGAAAAACAGTTCCGCATGGTCATCCAAAACCTTCGCCTCAACCCCAAACTGATCAAACAAACCGGCACCGGCTACCACGCCGACGAAAAGATCGTAGAAGCCAGTTGGACCTGCGTCCGAATCCAATAA
- a CDS encoding isoaspartyl peptidase/L-asparaginase family protein, giving the protein MVRLLFPLLLVVALGCTLKNGKKRALADAKPGPITLVIHGGAGNILRENLTPEKEAAYRERLTAALDSGYAVLERGGKSTDAVIAAIRIMEDSPLFNAGKGAVFTSEGINELDAAIMDGSNLMAGAVAGVTTIKNPITAAYAVMTKSEHVMLTGKGAEKFAEEQGLDIVPNSYFFDSTRYQQLLKAKANEKNREAQWIDPYIKDKKFGTVGCVALDQYGNLAAGTSTGGMTNKKYGRVGDAPIIGAGTYAENATCAVSGTGWGEFYIRLSAAHDIASLMKYSNLSVQQAADSVILKKLPALGGNGGAIVLDRQGNFAFPFCTSGMYRGYITRKGEGKVFIFKE; this is encoded by the coding sequence ATGGTGAGACTTCTTTTCCCTTTACTACTCGTTGTTGCCCTGGGCTGCACGCTAAAAAACGGGAAGAAACGGGCACTTGCCGACGCAAAACCTGGCCCCATCACACTGGTGATCCACGGAGGCGCAGGAAACATCCTCCGTGAGAATCTGACACCCGAAAAAGAGGCTGCCTACCGCGAGCGTCTCACGGCCGCCCTAGACTCGGGCTACGCCGTGTTGGAGCGCGGAGGCAAGAGCACAGACGCCGTGATCGCCGCCATTCGCATCATGGAAGATTCGCCCCTGTTTAATGCCGGCAAAGGGGCCGTCTTCACCAGCGAAGGCATAAACGAACTGGACGCCGCCATCATGGATGGCAGCAATCTCATGGCCGGCGCCGTGGCCGGTGTCACCACCATCAAAAATCCCATCACCGCAGCCTATGCGGTCATGACCAAGTCGGAGCACGTGATGCTGACGGGAAAAGGTGCCGAGAAATTTGCCGAAGAGCAAGGCCTCGACATCGTGCCCAACAGCTACTTCTTCGACTCCACCCGCTACCAGCAATTGCTCAAGGCAAAAGCCAACGAAAAAAACCGCGAGGCCCAATGGATCGACCCGTACATAAAAGATAAAAAATTCGGGACGGTCGGCTGCGTCGCGCTCGACCAATACGGCAACCTGGCGGCAGGAACTTCCACCGGCGGCATGACCAACAAAAAATACGGAAGGGTGGGCGATGCTCCCATCATTGGCGCCGGCACCTATGCCGAGAATGCCACCTGCGCCGTGTCCGGAACAGGCTGGGGAGAATTCTACATCCGACTCAGCGCCGCCCACGACATTGCCAGCCTCATGAAGTACAGCAACCTCAGCGTGCAGCAAGCCGCCGACAGCGTGATCCTGAAAAAGCTACCCGCCTTGGGAGGCAATGGCGGCGCGATTGTCCTCGATCGCCAGGGAAATTTCGCATTCCCGTTTTGCACTTCCGGCATGTATCGCGGCTACATCACGCGGAAAGGCGAAGGCAAAGTTTTTATCTTCAAGGAATGA
- a CDS encoding TraR/DksA family transcriptional regulator, with product MKVSTGEDRTRYSEDELREFETLINKKLDKAKDEYRILKETLNRNNDEGTDATSGGNTKVLEDGAETAEKENLSQLAARQQKYIMNLENALIRIKNGTYGICSVTGKLIPKERLIAVPHTTQSIEAKMMQQD from the coding sequence GTGAAAGTATCGACCGGTGAAGACAGAACGCGCTACTCCGAAGATGAACTGAGAGAATTTGAAACACTCATCAACAAGAAGCTGGACAAAGCCAAAGATGAGTATAGAATCCTGAAAGAAACCCTGAATCGCAACAACGACGAAGGAACCGATGCTACATCGGGTGGAAATACCAAAGTGCTGGAAGACGGTGCGGAAACTGCGGAGAAAGAAAATCTCAGCCAACTTGCCGCTCGTCAACAGAAGTACATCATGAACCTGGAAAATGCATTGATCCGTATCAAAAACGGCACCTATGGCATCTGCTCCGTCACGGGCAAGTTGATCCCCAAGGAACGCCTCATCGCTGTGCCGCATACGACACAGTCGATCGAAGCGAAAATGATGCAGCAGGACTAG
- the scpB gene encoding SMC-Scp complex subunit ScpB has protein sequence MDFLQNHIEALIFCTPTPIKTADIKACLSEMFNADVPEEDIQGAIQRLDEKFQGEEFSFQLFKSSGGYQFLTKPAYQASIGIMLKQQSKKRLSTSAMETLSIIAYKQPISKTEIENIRGVNCDYAVQKLLDKSLIEITGKADTIGRPMLYGTTPKFMEYFGINDLAELPIPKDFVAEVNTIGENPETETTTTPDPEPDAQI, from the coding sequence GTGGACTTTTTACAAAATCATATCGAGGCCCTCATCTTTTGCACGCCCACGCCCATCAAAACGGCTGACATCAAGGCGTGTCTTTCCGAAATGTTCAATGCAGACGTTCCGGAAGAAGACATTCAGGGCGCCATTCAGCGACTGGACGAAAAATTTCAGGGCGAAGAATTTTCTTTTCAGCTCTTCAAATCGTCTGGCGGCTATCAATTCCTGACCAAGCCAGCCTATCAGGCCAGCATCGGCATTATGCTGAAACAGCAATCGAAGAAGCGGTTGTCTACGTCGGCGATGGAAACGCTTTCCATCATTGCCTACAAACAGCCCATCTCGAAAACCGAAATTGAAAATATACGCGGCGTAAATTGTGACTATGCCGTGCAAAAATTGCTCGACAAGAGCTTGATCGAGATCACCGGTAAGGCTGACACTATTGGGCGTCCGATGTTGTATGGCACCACGCCCAAGTTCATGGAGTACTTTGGAATTAATGATCTCGCGGAATTGCCAATCCCGAAAGATTTCGTGGCAGAAGTAAACACGATTGGCGAAAATCCCGAGACCGAAACCACAACTACCCCAGACCCCGAACCCGATGCCCAGATCTGA
- a CDS encoding pseudouridine synthase — MPRSDSSSSSRGRKGPSSKSTGGRSAGRSGDKPFKKPAGKSFRKDSDGGSFAAKRSAKPFGKDRDDKPAFKKKTFGAESGAKRPYKKFDSDDKPAFKKKTFGAEGGAKRPYKKFDSDDKPSFGKRTSASSRGERPFKKAGGEDKPFGDRRRSSSTGPREERPYKKFSSEDKPFGDRRRSSSSGPREERPYKKSSSDDKPFDDRRRSSAPREERPYKKRSDAGDKPSFRDKGTSRGERPFKKADDAEDRSARKFDSGNFGKPYKKAYPKKDDENEKPVRRERSAPSERSAPLESRSDRPVEKFDKAKIVRRKPSDSASAAPSKGNEAEAPAQTGKIRLNKYIANSGVCSRREADELITMGLISVNGKTVTELGYKVNPGDEVRHENKVLRAEKPVYILMNKPKGFLTTTSDPQERNTVMHIIGNHVKERVYPVGRLDRNTTGLLLLTNDGDLADKLMHPSYNVKKIYKVELDRPITKGDAQTILEGVKLEEGRAVVDDIAIVSEDRKTVGLEIHIGWNRVVRRIFESLEYQVVKLDRSVYAGLNKKDLGRGEWRFLTKEELILLKHYK, encoded by the coding sequence ATGCCCAGATCTGATTCCTCAAGTTCATCACGCGGCCGCAAAGGCCCCTCATCCAAAAGCACAGGGGGAAGATCCGCCGGCCGTTCAGGTGACAAACCCTTTAAGAAACCCGCTGGAAAATCGTTCCGGAAAGATTCCGATGGAGGTTCTTTTGCTGCCAAACGCAGTGCGAAACCCTTCGGCAAAGACCGCGATGACAAACCCGCTTTCAAAAAGAAAACTTTCGGTGCCGAAAGCGGCGCCAAAAGACCTTACAAGAAATTCGATAGCGACGACAAACCCGCTTTCAAAAAGAAAACGTTCGGTGCCGAAGGCGGTGCCAAAAGACCTTATAAGAAATTCGATAGCGACGACAAGCCGTCCTTCGGAAAACGAACCTCCGCTTCATCGCGCGGCGAGCGCCCTTTCAAAAAGGCAGGAGGCGAAGACAAGCCTTTCGGCGATCGGAGACGCTCGTCCTCTACAGGTCCTCGCGAAGAGAGACCCTACAAGAAATTTAGCAGCGAAGACAAGCCTTTCGGTGATAGAAGACGTTCGTCTTCCTCCGGACCCCGCGAAGAAAGACCTTACAAAAAATCCAGCAGCGACGACAAGCCCTTTGACGACAGGAGACGTTCTTCTGCTCCTCGCGAGGAAAGACCCTACAAAAAAAGATCGGATGCCGGCGACAAACCTTCGTTCCGCGACAAGGGAACTTCGCGTGGTGAAAGACCTTTTAAAAAGGCCGACGATGCTGAAGATCGTTCTGCAAGAAAATTCGATAGCGGCAATTTTGGCAAGCCTTACAAAAAAGCCTATCCGAAAAAAGACGACGAAAACGAGAAGCCCGTTCGACGCGAAAGAAGCGCTCCTTCCGAAAGAAGTGCGCCGCTGGAAAGCCGTAGTGACAGACCGGTAGAGAAATTCGACAAGGCCAAGATCGTTCGCCGCAAGCCGTCGGATAGCGCCAGCGCCGCCCCTTCCAAAGGCAACGAAGCCGAGGCACCGGCACAAACTGGAAAGATCCGTCTCAACAAATATATCGCGAACAGTGGTGTCTGCTCGCGCCGTGAGGCCGACGAACTCATCACCATGGGGTTGATCTCGGTGAATGGCAAGACCGTCACCGAGCTGGGCTATAAAGTAAACCCCGGCGACGAAGTGCGTCACGAAAACAAAGTGCTGCGCGCGGAGAAACCGGTTTACATTTTGATGAATAAACCCAAAGGGTTTCTCACCACCACTTCCGACCCGCAGGAACGCAACACGGTGATGCACATCATCGGCAACCACGTGAAAGAACGCGTCTATCCCGTCGGTCGCCTGGACCGCAACACGACCGGTCTCTTGTTGCTCACCAACGACGGTGACCTGGCCGACAAGCTCATGCACCCGTCCTACAATGTGAAGAAGATCTACAAAGTGGAGCTCGACCGCCCCATCACCAAAGGCGATGCGCAGACCATTCTCGAAGGCGTGAAGCTGGAAGAAGGCCGCGCCGTGGTAGATGATATCGCCATCGTTTCGGAAGATCGCAAAACCGTGGGCCTCGAAATTCACATCGGCTGGAACCGCGTGGTGCGCCGCATCTTTGAATCGTTGGAGTATCAGGTGGTGAAACTGGATCGCTCGGTGTATGCGGGGCTGAACAAGAAGGACCTCGGCCGCGGCGAATGGCGATTCCTGACGAAGGAAGAACTGATCCTCCTAAAGCACTATAAATAG
- a CDS encoding sensor histidine kinase: protein MGSLNLSEDHTRLLYIYLAEVILGLIFYFIFRHFGKLARRRFLFTWALSWMAFTIYVGSSGVLSVFLDPTGSLLRKAVSVVAQLSCFLQIILILRGTYELVYERAFPRRRFNMILAASSILAFFSVVAFSQSGPFSYYLLSFGSRAIITGIGFLMAGMVVWTNKKFSKGFGQQLLSGSLISFSAYQLYYFTIKLFNVLGIKVNALDLFGAVDLLLICLMGMSMVMWFLEDERENLNRENKELDSFLSSTSHDLRTPIASILGLTYLGKIELEEEKARTFMNMIEERIKRLDLVMGDILSLSRSKKIDLKVEELDLTKLLDDTINDIRFNKGASAISLDYNNEDSHLFKSDYNQMKIILNNLMANAVKYHNLDQPNPFIRVTFKRVKQVVEIAVEDNGRGIAKENISKIFDMFYRASSDTEGTGLGLYIVQEALRKIKGIVLVDSELGKGSTFRIVLENA, encoded by the coding sequence ATGGGTTCGCTTAACCTCTCCGAAGACCATACCCGTTTGCTCTACATCTATCTGGCCGAAGTGATTCTAGGCCTGATCTTTTACTTTATTTTCAGACATTTTGGCAAGCTGGCGCGTCGCCGGTTCCTTTTCACATGGGCCCTCAGTTGGATGGCATTCACCATCTACGTGGGCAGCTCGGGCGTGCTTTCGGTTTTCCTGGATCCCACCGGCTCGCTGCTCCGGAAGGCGGTCAGTGTGGTGGCACAGTTGTCGTGTTTTCTCCAGATCATCCTCATTTTGCGGGGCACCTACGAACTGGTCTATGAGCGCGCCTTCCCCCGCCGGAGATTCAATATGATTTTGGCTGCTTCTTCTATTCTGGCCTTCTTCTCCGTGGTGGCCTTTAGCCAGTCGGGACCGTTTTCTTATTATTTGTTGAGCTTCGGCAGTCGCGCCATCATCACGGGCATCGGCTTTCTCATGGCCGGCATGGTGGTGTGGACCAACAAGAAATTTTCGAAGGGATTTGGCCAGCAATTGCTGTCGGGTTCGCTGATCAGTTTCAGCGCCTACCAACTGTATTATTTTACCATCAAATTGTTCAATGTACTGGGCATAAAAGTAAACGCTCTCGATTTGTTTGGGGCCGTCGATTTATTGCTGATCTGTCTCATGGGCATGAGCATGGTGATGTGGTTCCTGGAAGACGAACGCGAAAATCTGAACCGCGAAAACAAAGAACTCGACAGCTTCCTGTCCAGCACCTCTCACGATCTGCGCACTCCCATCGCATCCATTCTCGGGCTCACCTATCTGGGAAAAATAGAACTCGAGGAAGAAAAGGCGCGCACCTTCATGAACATGATCGAAGAGCGCATCAAACGTCTCGACCTTGTCATGGGCGATATTCTCAGTTTGTCGCGTAGCAAAAAGATCGACCTGAAAGTGGAGGAGCTTGACCTCACCAAACTGCTGGACGACACCATCAACGACATCCGCTTTAACAAAGGCGCCTCTGCGATTTCCCTCGACTACAACAACGAAGACAGCCACCTGTTCAAGAGCGACTACAACCAGATGAAGATCATCCTGAACAACCTCATGGCCAACGCCGTGAAGTATCACAACCTGGACCAGCCCAATCCCTTTATCCGGGTAACGTTCAAGCGTGTCAAACAAGTGGTGGAGATTGCCGTGGAGGACAACGGCAGGGGTATTGCAAAAGAAAATATCTCGAAGATCTTCGACATGTTCTACCGCGCCTCATCCGACACGGAGGGCACCGGCCTGGGCCTGTACATCGTGCAGGAGGCCCTGCGCAAGATCAAAGGCATCGTGCTGGTCGACTCCGAGTTGGGAAAGGGAAGTACGTTTAGAATTGTGCTGGAGAACGCCTAG
- a CDS encoding (Fe-S)-binding protein, whose amino-acid sequence MIQQIAFIIVLGAAGYFIRKRFLFIWANIKLGKSKEIKDRGADRMRNMLLVAFGQKKMFKRFIPAFLHFFIYIGFLIINLEVLEFIIDGMAGTHRIFAPYLGALYPFLMNLFEFLAVAVLVACAIMLIRRNVIRVRRFWSAEMTAWPRLDANLILITEIVLMTAILTMNATDQVLQTKMPEHYAATGKLFFSANLIPLFQHLDVVPLVIIERVAWWFHILGILGFAIYITYSKHLHIFLAFPNTYFANLEPKGQIINMPVVTNEVKSMLGLTDAAATTGPPAEPGRFGAKDVNDLTWNNLLAAYSCTECGRCTSECPANLTGKKLSPRKIMMDTRDRMEEVGKSLSTGGAGLGDGKTLLNDYITKEEINACTSCNACVEACPVMINPLEIILELKRYVAMEESGSPASWNSMFQNIETNFAPWKFSPADRFNWVNELKNK is encoded by the coding sequence ATGATTCAGCAGATCGCATTTATCATCGTTTTGGGGGCCGCTGGCTATTTTATCCGGAAACGCTTTTTGTTTATCTGGGCCAATATTAAGCTTGGAAAATCCAAGGAGATCAAGGATCGTGGCGCCGACCGGATGCGAAACATGCTGTTGGTGGCTTTTGGCCAAAAGAAGATGTTCAAGCGGTTCATTCCCGCTTTTTTGCATTTTTTTATCTACATCGGCTTCCTCATCATCAACCTGGAGGTCCTGGAATTTATCATCGATGGGATGGCCGGTACACACCGGATTTTTGCCCCTTATCTGGGTGCTCTTTACCCATTCCTGATGAATCTCTTTGAGTTCCTGGCCGTGGCGGTTCTGGTGGCCTGCGCCATCATGCTGATCCGGAGAAATGTTATCCGCGTGAGGCGCTTTTGGTCGGCCGAAATGACGGCATGGCCCCGTTTGGACGCCAACCTCATCCTGATCACCGAAATTGTTTTGATGACGGCCATTCTCACCATGAATGCGACCGACCAGGTGCTGCAAACAAAAATGCCCGAGCACTATGCCGCCACCGGCAAATTATTCTTTAGCGCCAACCTCATTCCGCTTTTCCAGCATCTGGATGTTGTGCCCCTGGTGATCATCGAGCGTGTGGCCTGGTGGTTTCACATCCTGGGGATCCTCGGGTTTGCCATCTACATCACCTACTCCAAGCACCTTCACATTTTCCTGGCATTCCCCAACACGTACTTCGCCAACCTTGAACCCAAGGGCCAGATCATCAACATGCCCGTGGTGACAAACGAAGTGAAATCGATGCTGGGTCTTACCGACGCCGCGGCCACCACCGGACCTCCGGCCGAACCCGGACGCTTCGGCGCAAAGGATGTGAACGACCTGACCTGGAATAATCTGCTGGCCGCCTACAGCTGCACAGAATGCGGACGGTGTACATCGGAATGCCCGGCCAACCTTACCGGCAAAAAACTATCACCCCGCAAGATCATGATGGACACCCGCGACCGCATGGAAGAAGTGGGCAAGAGCCTCAGCACCGGCGGGGCCGGGCTAGGCGATGGCAAAACGTTATTGAATGACTACATCACCAAAGAGGAGATCAACGCCTGCACCAGCTGCAATGCCTGTGTGGAGGCCTGCCCGGTGATGATCAATCCCCTTGAAATTATCCTGGAGTTAAAACGCTACGTGGCCATGGAAGAATCGGGATCACCCGCTTCGTGGAACTCCATGTTCCAGAATATCGAGACCAATTTTGCGCCCTGGAAATTTTCGCCGGCCGATCGCTTCAATTGGGTCAATGAACTAAAGAACAAGTAA
- a CDS encoding (Fe-S)-binding protein, with amino-acid sequence MSDVTFSVPTMAELAAKGESPEVLFWVGCAGSFDDRYKRVTKAFVKILHAVNIKFAVLGTEETCTGDPARRAGNEFLFQMQAMNNIQVLNGYGIKKVVTACPHCFNTIKNEYPELGGTYEVIHHSTFLQNLISEGKIKLKEGGSFKGRKITYHDSCYLGRANNVYEAPRAVLEALDADLVEMKRCRTTGLCCGAGGGQMFKEPEKGNKDINVARTEEALSTGAATIAVACPFCMTMMSDGVKNKEREADVQVKDLAELIAEAQGLS; translated from the coding sequence ATGTCAGACGTAACGTTTTCCGTACCCACCATGGCCGAGCTGGCGGCCAAAGGAGAATCGCCCGAAGTACTTTTCTGGGTGGGATGCGCCGGCTCTTTCGACGACCGCTACAAGCGCGTGACCAAGGCTTTTGTAAAGATCCTGCATGCCGTCAACATCAAGTTTGCTGTGTTGGGCACGGAAGAGACGTGCACGGGCGATCCGGCACGCCGCGCGGGCAACGAATTTCTTTTCCAGATGCAGGCCATGAACAATATCCAGGTGCTGAATGGCTATGGCATAAAAAAGGTGGTGACCGCGTGTCCGCATTGCTTCAACACGATAAAGAACGAATATCCGGAATTGGGTGGGACCTATGAGGTCATCCATCACTCCACTTTTCTTCAAAATTTAATTTCCGAAGGGAAGATCAAGCTGAAGGAAGGCGGCTCGTTCAAGGGAAGAAAGATCACGTATCACGATTCCTGCTACCTGGGCCGCGCCAACAATGTTTATGAAGCGCCCCGCGCCGTGTTGGAAGCGCTGGATGCCGACCTGGTGGAAATGAAACGCTGCCGCACGACCGGCCTTTGCTGTGGTGCGGGCGGCGGGCAAATGTTCAAGGAGCCCGAAAAAGGCAACAAAGACATCAACGTGGCACGCACAGAAGAAGCCCTGTCGACGGGTGCCGCAACGATTGCCGTGGCCTGTCCGTTTTGCATGACCATGATGAGCGACGGAGTCAAAAATAAAGAGCGCGAGGCCGATGTTCAGGTGAAGGATCTCGCCGAACTTATTGCCGAGGCGCAAGGTTTATCCTGA